CCCACATCGCCACTACTCTGGCCCGCAAGGCCGAGGCTCTGGGCCTGCCCGTGCGGGCGGCGCAGGTGCGCGCCAGCGCTTTGCTGCACGATATCGCCAAAACCTACTGCGTCCGTTACGGCGGCAGCCATGCCCAGGTGGGCGCTGCCTGGACCGTGGCCGAAACCGGCAATTACGCCGTGGCCCAGGGTGTAATGCTGCACGTCTGGTGGCCTTGGTCCCTGCCGCAGGGAACGGACATCTGCGCTCTGCCCTTTTTTGTCATGTATGCCGACAAGCGCGTGCGTCACGACGCCTGCGTCACCCTGGAAGAGCGCTATGACGACCTCCTCCAGCGCTACGGCCGCACCGAGGAAGCCCGCGAAGGCATCCGCGCCGCCTACAGGCAGGGCAAAACCATTGAAGACGCCCTTGCGGTGTTGCTGGGATGGTCCTTGCATGAAGATTCTTTTGATAGCGGGCGGCTGGTCCACTGAGCGCGAAGTTTCGCTCAGCGGCGCGCAGGCCATGCGCCAGGCGCTCACAGCGCGCGGCCACAACGTCACCCTGTTTGATTTGCTGGAATCCTTCGACGAACTGCTCGCTACAGCCCGCGTTCACGACTTTGCCCTTATTAACCTGCACGGCGCGCCCGGCGAGGACGGCCTGGTGCAGGCCATGCTGGAGCGGGTGGGCTGCCCCTACCAGGGGGCAGGCCCGGCGGGCTCCTTTCTGGCCCTGAACAAGGCCGCGGCCAAGCAGATTTTTCGTCAGGCGGGCCTGCCCACGGCGGATTGGGAGTTTCTGCCCCTGCCCCCGCCGCTGGGCTGGCAACCCCGGCTGCCCTACCCCCTGTTTGCCAAGAGCAACACCGGCGGCTCTTCTCTGCGGCTGGGCCGCGCCCGAAATCGGCAGGAGCTGGACGCGGTGCTGGCGTCCGTTTTTGCCGCCGGGGATGAAGTTTTGCTGGAACCCGTGCTGCCGGGGCGGGAAGTGACCTGCGGCATCCTTGGCGAAGAAGCCCTGCCGCCCATTCTCATAGAACCCCTGGCCGGAGATTTTTTTGACTATAAAAGCAAGTACGCCAGCGACGGCGCGCGCGAGCTCTGCCCGGCCCCCATCGGGCCGGAGCTCACAGCCCTGGCGCAGCAGTTCGCCCTGGCCGCTCACCGGGCCCTGGGGCTTACGGGGTACAGCCGGGCCGACTTCATCCTGGGGCCGGACAACAGCCTGAACCTGCTGGAGGTCAATACCTTGCCCGGCATGACCGCCACCAGCCTGGTGCCGCGTGAAGCCCGCGCCCTGGGGCTGGACTTTGGTCGGCTTCTGGAGCGGCTTATAGAACTGGGCATGCAAAAACATCAAAAAAGCTGATTGTGCCACATGGGTTTTTGTGTTTTATAACCGCCGCCGGGGCAAGCCTGGCGGCGGTTTTCTGCGTCAGGCCGCGCTCTTGACCGGTGGAGGGCATTGGCATAGGTTGAACAAGTTTTCCCCTGACCACAATTAAAAAGGCTCTGGCTGTAGTCGATGTTGCGACATCCCTGAACGGTATATGGAAGCCTATGAATATTCTTTTGGCCCACAACAATTTTCCCGGCCAGTTTCACCGCCTGGCCGTGGAACTGGCGGCGGATCCGGCCAACAAGGTTCTGTTTCTTTCCCACTACCGGCGCAAGGATCTGAACGTGCCCAAGGTGGAGTGGCGGCAGGTGCCTCTCCCCGCTGAAGAAAACACCCCCAGTTCGCCGCGCAAAAAATATCTTACCCTGCTGGCGCAGGGCGAGCGTTTTGCCGACGCCATGGTGGCCCTGCGCAAGGAGGGCTACAGGCCGGACCTTATCTACGGCCATGTGGGCTTCGGCTGCTGCATCTACGCACCGGACATCTTTCCCGACGCGGCCCACGCCGGCTTTTTTGAATGGTACTATTCCGCCGACGCGGACACACGTTTTTTTGCCGGCAACAAGCCCGTGGCGCTGAATACCCGGGCCGAAAACCGCCAGAGCAACATGTGCACCCTTTCGGCCCTCAAGGAATGCGTGCTGGGCATTGCCCCCACCGAATGGCAGCGCATACAGCATCCGCCGGAATTTCTGCACAAAATCCATACCCTGCACGACGGCATAGACACGCAGTTTTTTTCGCCCCAGGCGAATAAAACACCCCTCAAGCTCAAGAGCCTGGATCTCTCCCAGGCCGAGGAAATCGTCACCTACGCCACGCGCGGGCTGGAGCCCTACCGCGGCTTTCCCACCTTCTACCGCAGCCTGCCCGCGCTGCTGGCGGCCCGGCCCAAGGCCCATGTGGTCATTATGGCCGACGACCGCGCGGCCTACAGCGGCAAGCGTAAGGACGGCAAAACCTGGAAGGACGTGCTGCGCGAGGAAGTGCACGTAGACGAAAGCCGCGTGCACTTTATCCCCTTTCAGCCGTATGATCAGTACCGCGCGCTCTTGCGCGCCTCGGACGTGCACGTCTACCTCACCGCGCCCTTTGTGCTTTCCTGGTCCATGCTGGAGGCCATGAGCTGCGGGTGCCTGCTGGTGGCCTCCAATACCGAGCCCGTGCGTGAAGTGGTGCAGGACGGCGTTAACGGCTTTCTGGCGGATTTCTGGGACCACGAGGCCTTGGCCCGGCGCGTGGTTGCCTGTCTGGCCAACCGCGCCAAACTGGACCAGGTGCGGGCCAATGCCCGCAAAACTATCCTGGCGCGCTACGCCCTGCACAAGCTGTTGCCCAGGCACGTGGCCCTGCTCAAGGCCGCCTGCTACCTGAATCAGGCGCAATTTCCCAAAAGGTAAGCATGCAATTTCCTACTTCTATTGTTCCTTGTCTGGCTCTGGCCGCGCATTTGTGCAAGCTGCCCGCCCCTGCCTCCATCAGCGTGCCGCAGAAAGGCACTGTGCCCGAAGCCGACCTTGAGGCTCTGGCCCAGCGCCTGGGGATCGGCATCAATGTGGTGCACGGGGAACCCTTGGCGGACATAGCCGCCAGGCCCCTGGCCGGCCCCGTGGCCCTGCCGCTTAAAAACGGCGCTTCCGTGTTGTTTGTGGGCAAGGTGCGGGGCAAGCCCCTGGCCAGTGTCATTGATCCGGCCCAGAAGCCCCTCAAGCAGGTCAATATCCCCTTTGCCGATCTGGAGCCCCAATGGACGGGCGTGGCCCTGCTGCTCACCCCCCAGCGCCAGCCCCACCGGCACGTCCAGGCCCTGGTGAGCATCGCCCGCCATTACAACAAAGACCTGGCCGCCGACGACCTTATCCATTCCTACCTGCTTCAGAACGGCGAGCCGGACCCCAAACTTTTTCTGCGCATGCTGGGCGACAACGGCTTTCAGGGCCACACCGCCGCCCTGGGCCTGGATGGCCTTGTGCAGATGCAATCCGCCCTGCCGGCCGTTCTGCACTGCCAAGGCGGCGGCCTGCTCATCCTCTGGCAGATCAACGAGGACGGCAGCCTGGAAATAGAGAACCCAGATCGCCCCTTTGCCGGGCACGTTTCTTTGCCCAGGGCCGAGGTGGAGCCCCTGCTTACTGGGCAGGTGACCTTTGTCAAATCCCTGCATGTGGAAAGCGCTATTCCGCCGCCGCCAAAGAAGTTCGGATTTTCATTTTTTCTTAATGAAATAAAGCAGATGAAGGCTAATATGGCCGAAGTGGGCCTGGCCGCCATTGCACTGCAGGTGCTGGGCCTGGCCATGCCCCTGTTTTTTCAGATTATTATTGACAGGGTGGTGACCCACCACGCGGAAATCACCCTCCATGTGCTGGCCCTGGGCATGCTGGCGGCCATCATTTTTGAGGCTGTCTTCGGCTGGCTGCGCTCCTACCTGCTGCTCTACGCCACCAGCGTTATTGACCTGCGCCTGGCCATCCGCACTTTTGAGCATCTCACCAGCGTGGCCCTGCCCTTTTTTGAGCGCACCCCGGCCGGCGTGCTCATCAAACATATGCAGCAGCCTGAAAAAATTCGTGAATTTCTTACGGGCCGTCTGTTCGGCGCCATGCTGGACAGCGTCTCGCTCTTTGTGGTGCTGCCCATCCTGTTTGCGTACAGCTGGCGGCTGACCGTGCTGGTGCTGCTTTTTTCCGGCCTTTCGGCTCTGATCATCTTTCTGGCCATGGGGCCCTTCCGTCAGCGCCTGCAGGATCTCTACGCCACTGAAGGCGAGCGCCAGGCTTTTTTGGTGGAAAATATCCGGGCCATGCCTACGGTTAAATCTCTTTCGCTGGAGCCCCTGCGCCGTCGCGGCTGGGACAATCGCGCCGCTGTGGCCACGGGCATGCGTTTCCGTGTGGGCAAAATGTCCATAGCCATCAGCACGTTTATGCAGGTCATGCAAAAGTGCATGACCCTGGCCATCATTTGGTGGGGCGTATACCAGGTTTTTGACAACACCATGACCGTGGGCGCGCTGGTGGCCTTCAACATGTACTCCGCCCGCGTTACGGGCCCCCTGGTGCAGATTGCCGGGCTTATCCAGCAGTATCAGGAAACGGGCATCTCCATGCGTATGCTGGCCCAGGTTATGGACGAACCTCCGGAAGACGGCGGCGCGCGCGGCGTGCTGCCCCGCATCAACGGGGCCATCCGCTGCCGTAACCTCACCTTTCGCTATACCAAGGACGGCGCCCCCGCCCTCTCGGATGTCAGCTTCGACTGCCCGGCGGGCAGCGTGTTGGGCGTCGTGGGCCGCTCCGGTTCGGGCAAGAGCACGCTTACCAGGCTTATCCAGCGGCTGCAGCCCTTGCAGGAAGGCGATATCTGGATTGATAACCACAATATCCGCGATATCGATATGGCCCATCTGCGTCGCTCCATTGGCGTGGTTTTGCAGGAAAATTTCCTCTTTCGCGGCCGCGTGCGCGATAACATCGCCATGACCAGGCCTACGGCCACTCTGGAGGAGATCGTCCACGCCGCCCGCATGGCCGCGGCCCACGAGTTTATTGAAAAATTGCCCGAAGGCTACAACACTGTGCTGGAAGAAGGCGGATCCAACCTCTCCGGCGGGCAGCGTCAGCGCCTGGCCATTGCCCGCGCCCTGCTCACAGATCCCAAGCTGATGATCTTCGATGAGGCCACCAGCGCCCTGGACCCCGAAAGCGAAGCCGAAATCCAGGGCAATATTAATACCATCGGCAGAGGACGTACCATGATCATTGTGAGCCACCGTCTTTCCATGCTGCGCCACGCCGATCAGATTCTGGTGCTGGACGGCGGCCGCCTGGTGGGCGCCGGCGCGCATGAGGACGTCTATGCCAACTGCCCCATCTACCGCTCGCTCTGGGACCGCCAGAACGCCGTCCAACAGGGGGCACTGTGAGTCTTTTCACCCTTCTTTCGCAGCTGCGCGAGCGCGCCATCGCCCTTGTGCCCGCCCGTTTCCGTCCCGCGCCGCCGTCGCCCCTGCCCTTGCCTGTCACCGAAAGCGCAGTTCAGGCGCAACAGCCTTCGGAACAGCAGGAACAACAAAAACCGGAGCAAAAAGCTCAGGAGCAACAGCCCCCGCAGCCGCGCGAGGTGCCCCGCGACATCCTGCGCTTTCAGCCCGACCGCGTCCTTCTGGAGCGCGCCACTCCCCCTCTGGGGGCCCGCTGGACCCTCTTTACCCTGGCGGGCGTGCTCTGTGTGCTCATCCTCTGGGCCATTGTGGGCAAAATCGACAAAATCGTTTCCGCCGAGGGCAAAATCGTCACCGTGGCCACGCCCGTGGTGCTCCAGTCCTACAGCATCTCGCTTGTCAAGGATATCCGCGTGGTCATGGGGCAGCGTGTGCACAAAGGCGACCTGCTGGTAGTGCTGGACCCCACCTTTGCCCAGGCCGATCTTTCCCAGCTGCAGGAGCGCATCATCAGTCTTACCGCCCACGCTACGCGCCTGCAGTGCGAAATGGACGAAATTCCTTACCCCCCGCCGGCCTCGGAAACATCGGCCCCAGAAACATCGGCCCCAGAAGCGTCGGTTCCCAACGCGCCGCCCCCCAGCGCCTCGCAGCAGCGCGAACAGCGTGTGCAGGCCGATATTTACAATAATCGCCACGCCGAGTTTGCGGCCCGCATCCGGACGTATGAGGAGCAGGAAAAACGCCTGGCCTCTGAAATCGCCTCCACCATTGACGACCTCCAGCGCCGCAAGGAACGCCTCAAAATTTATCGTGAATTTGAGGAAATGCGCCGCAAGCTCTACGAACAGGGCATTGAAGCCCGCGCGGGCTTTCTGGAAGTGAAAAAAGACCGCCTTACCGTGGAAAGCGACGTGCTGCGCCTGGAAAGCAGCATTCAGGAACTGCGCTACGAGGCCGCCAGCGTGGAGTCGGACAAAGCCGCCTACCTTACCGGCTGGCGCAGCAGCACGGCCCAGGAACTGGTCTCCGTGCGCCGCGACCTGGACCAGGCCCGCGAACAGTTCAATAAAGCTCAGAAAATGAACGAACTGGTTAACATCCGTGCGCCTATGGACGCCGTGGTGCTGGAAGTGGCCAAACGCAATGTGGGCTCCGTGGCCGACGAAGCCGAAGCCCTGGTTACCCTGGTGCCCCTCAACAGTCCTTTGGAAGTGGACGTGGAAATCCAGCCCCAGGATATAGGCTATGTGCGCGTGGGGCAGACCGCCCGCGTCAAACTCGCTACCATGCCCTTCCAGAAACACGGCAAAATTGACGCCACCGTCCTGGCCGTGAGCGAAGACGCCTTTCTTAAA
The sequence above is a segment of the Desulfovibrio legallii genome. Coding sequences within it:
- a CDS encoding HDIG domain-containing metalloprotein; the protein is MNAVGSATPPVSPLSALPFLPQLCGKSGAAPGDAACFALWDKYAMLPNIRRHSLLVAHIATTLARKAEALGLPVRAAQVRASALLHDIAKTYCVRYGGSHAQVGAAWTVAETGNYAVAQGVMLHVWWPWSLPQGTDICALPFFVMYADKRVRHDACVTLEERYDDLLQRYGRTEEAREGIRAAYRQGKTIEDALAVLLGWSLHEDSFDSGRLVH
- a CDS encoding D-alanine--D-alanine ligase family protein, giving the protein MKILLIAGGWSTEREVSLSGAQAMRQALTARGHNVTLFDLLESFDELLATARVHDFALINLHGAPGEDGLVQAMLERVGCPYQGAGPAGSFLALNKAAAKQIFRQAGLPTADWEFLPLPPPLGWQPRLPYPLFAKSNTGGSSLRLGRARNRQELDAVLASVFAAGDEVLLEPVLPGREVTCGILGEEALPPILIEPLAGDFFDYKSKYASDGARELCPAPIGPELTALAQQFALAAHRALGLTGYSRADFILGPDNSLNLLEVNTLPGMTATSLVPREARALGLDFGRLLERLIELGMQKHQKS
- a CDS encoding glycosyltransferase; this translates as MNILLAHNNFPGQFHRLAVELAADPANKVLFLSHYRRKDLNVPKVEWRQVPLPAEENTPSSPRKKYLTLLAQGERFADAMVALRKEGYRPDLIYGHVGFGCCIYAPDIFPDAAHAGFFEWYYSADADTRFFAGNKPVALNTRAENRQSNMCTLSALKECVLGIAPTEWQRIQHPPEFLHKIHTLHDGIDTQFFSPQANKTPLKLKSLDLSQAEEIVTYATRGLEPYRGFPTFYRSLPALLAARPKAHVVIMADDRAAYSGKRKDGKTWKDVLREEVHVDESRVHFIPFQPYDQYRALLRASDVHVYLTAPFVLSWSMLEAMSCGCLLVASNTEPVREVVQDGVNGFLADFWDHEALARRVVACLANRAKLDQVRANARKTILARYALHKLLPRHVALLKAACYLNQAQFPKR
- a CDS encoding peptidase domain-containing ABC transporter is translated as MQFPTSIVPCLALAAHLCKLPAPASISVPQKGTVPEADLEALAQRLGIGINVVHGEPLADIAARPLAGPVALPLKNGASVLFVGKVRGKPLASVIDPAQKPLKQVNIPFADLEPQWTGVALLLTPQRQPHRHVQALVSIARHYNKDLAADDLIHSYLLQNGEPDPKLFLRMLGDNGFQGHTAALGLDGLVQMQSALPAVLHCQGGGLLILWQINEDGSLEIENPDRPFAGHVSLPRAEVEPLLTGQVTFVKSLHVESAIPPPPKKFGFSFFLNEIKQMKANMAEVGLAAIALQVLGLAMPLFFQIIIDRVVTHHAEITLHVLALGMLAAIIFEAVFGWLRSYLLLYATSVIDLRLAIRTFEHLTSVALPFFERTPAGVLIKHMQQPEKIREFLTGRLFGAMLDSVSLFVVLPILFAYSWRLTVLVLLFSGLSALIIFLAMGPFRQRLQDLYATEGERQAFLVENIRAMPTVKSLSLEPLRRRGWDNRAAVATGMRFRVGKMSIAISTFMQVMQKCMTLAIIWWGVYQVFDNTMTVGALVAFNMYSARVTGPLVQIAGLIQQYQETGISMRMLAQVMDEPPEDGGARGVLPRINGAIRCRNLTFRYTKDGAPALSDVSFDCPAGSVLGVVGRSGSGKSTLTRLIQRLQPLQEGDIWIDNHNIRDIDMAHLRRSIGVVLQENFLFRGRVRDNIAMTRPTATLEEIVHAARMAAAHEFIEKLPEGYNTVLEEGGSNLSGGQRQRLAIARALLTDPKLMIFDEATSALDPESEAEIQGNINTIGRGRTMIIVSHRLSMLRHADQILVLDGGRLVGAGAHEDVYANCPIYRSLWDRQNAVQQGAL
- a CDS encoding HlyD family type I secretion periplasmic adaptor subunit: MSLFTLLSQLRERAIALVPARFRPAPPSPLPLPVTESAVQAQQPSEQQEQQKPEQKAQEQQPPQPREVPRDILRFQPDRVLLERATPPLGARWTLFTLAGVLCVLILWAIVGKIDKIVSAEGKIVTVATPVVLQSYSISLVKDIRVVMGQRVHKGDLLVVLDPTFAQADLSQLQERIISLTAHATRLQCEMDEIPYPPPASETSAPETSAPEASVPNAPPPSASQQREQRVQADIYNNRHAEFAARIRTYEEQEKRLASEIASTIDDLQRRKERLKIYREFEEMRRKLYEQGIEARAGFLEVKKDRLTVESDVLRLESSIQELRYEAASVESDKAAYLTGWRSSTAQELVSVRRDLDQAREQFNKAQKMNELVNIRAPMDAVVLEVAKRNVGSVADEAEALVTLVPLNSPLEVDVEIQPQDIGYVRVGQTARVKLATMPFQKHGKIDATVLAVSEDAFLKKTAAGEQSVYRARLELPPDPLSSMRNLPQGFTILPGMTVSAEINVGERRIIEYFLYPIIAGFDQSLREPR